In Anopheles bellator chromosome 2, idAnoBellAS_SP24_06.2, whole genome shotgun sequence, the genomic stretch CTTTCTATTCCAGTCCTGTCTCATTTCCATCCACCGAGCAAGCGAATTTTCATCACCTAGACAAAAAGGGggagagatagatagatagagagagcgcggATGATAATGAACAAAAATTTACAATATAAACTCATACGATCCTGAAACCACTCATAGGGTGCGGTACGATAAGAGTGTGCTACCGTCCCGAGCCAGGACCTCCTGCTGGGTAGCTGGTAAACCGGCGGAGTCGGTGGACACTTTGTCAAGTTGTGAAGCTTCCCTTATCGATTAAGAAACATAATATCACTTCTTTTCTCCGTCGTACACTTCGGAGCCGCTTTACTGAATCTGATTAATggtgtaaataaaaaatactatCACTCCCTTAGAAGGATCAGGCGGAGAGGCGGAGTCGTGAGAGAAGAGCATAAAATGAGCTTTAATACCTCAGTTTTCCATCGcggaaaataaacacaaaagcCTAGCATCTACGTCTCGGACCTCTGTGGTCCGAAGGAACGGTATGCTCATCCGGGAACTCTCACGGTCCGAACTCAATTCCCCTCGTTCACTAAAAACCTACGCTCGTCTCGCACGCTTTTGGGAGTGGCCGCCTCTTCTCGTGATGTTGTGTGTCGTATTGGTTTTCTAGGGTTTTCTAAACTAAACTTTTCCTAAACTAAATTGGAACCCAGCCACGTTCGGCTGTCGTTCCTGATATCATCATCCACTGTTAAACAAGTGTTCCACAAATGGCCTTGCCCCATTTGGGGCCTCCACAATCTACGacctctgcctgcctgcctgtctgcGTCGTTCAATCTCTCTCAGTTCCGCCCCGTTGATGGTTGGACCGAGAAGTGTTGTTTTCCAATTGCGCCAGCGACTGCCCGAATTTCCCGCGTACGCGTTGAGCTGGGTTTTGCACACTAATTAGTAACTAATTCGACTTAATTTTGTGTAGTGTTTGCCGAACGTTCGTTCCCCATTTGACGTTTCTTCTGTTTTCGATTCAGTACTGTGCACCGCGGAACTGAAGAACTTTTGACTAAGCAGGGGCCAACATCGGCCTTACTATCGCGACGCGTCTGCGCAGCGCCACTCGGGGCACGGACTAGGCTTTCGGCAGCAGCCTAGGACCTCTGTGTGTATAAATACTACGGGAGTAATACTTTTGCTTGAAAGGACACCGACACGGGGTGATTGCGATTGCGTATTGAGAGTGATGGCTGTGGATGGCCCTAACCCTGTGCAGGGTGTGTCTGTGGTACAGTTTGTTTCTGTATGAGCGTTTAGGGGAGATGTGTTCGGAAGGGTGAAGCCACGACCACGACACGGATTGCCCTTAGACCCTACGCCCTCTACGTGCTAAAGCTAGCGAGGATCCACTATAAAGCCTGGCCTAGCGCGCTTGTTGTATACGAGAATAGGAAAAGATGTGTATATTATCCGTCTACCGCCCTATCCGGCTGCAGCCACTGTTTACTTGGGGGGTGGTCTGTATACGGTTGTAAAACTGTAGCTAATACACCACTCTACCAGggaaaacgagcaaaaaatcgACATCAATCTACCGAGATAGGGTCCGCGCAAAGCTTATAGTTAGAGTGTTTCTTTTTGGTGGCCGGGTGTGTCTGTTACTTTAGGGCGAGGCGTTTCGGGCTGCGGGCTGCGCATTCCATAAGAGGCCGTGGAGCCGTGCTGGCTAGACTACGTTGTTGCTGCTACGTTGCTGTGTCTACGGTGTCTGTCGGTGTTTCGGCGGGGACGTTGCAGTTAGACCACAAGAGGGCGGGAGCACAAGAAGCACACATCACATGttcgagacagagagagagagagagagtaagggGCTCAGGCAGCGAGCATGGTCGCCGTCGGTGAGCGTGAACTACAAGCGGAACATCACTAGCGGCGCAGCCTGGTCGCGATGCACTGGACGATTGACGTCACGAGGGTTTAACGAATGGAATGCAGCTTCCAGCGGAGCACAAAGTACGCGATGACGCGCAGCGAGATGAAGAACCCGAACAGGGCGGTCGCATCGATCCAGTACTCCGCGTTGTCCATCGACATCTCCTCGAGGAACTTCTTCGGGCTGCGAAAGTGGCAGTAGATCTCGGTGCAGGCGAGCTTCGCGCGGTCCATACCGTACACGGACACCATCGCGCCCTCGAAGCCGTACCGGACGTAGCTGACGTACGTCACCCACTGGAGGTAGCTCGGAATGACGTCAAAGTTCACGAAGAAACCCGAGAACAGGATGATCGGGATGGTGGACACCGGCCCCAGAAAAACGCCCGTCTCGACGCTCATACCGGCGCCGATCAGCAGCCCGAGGCTCTGCGCGACGAGCGACGTCAGGATGCAGATTAGCACGAACATGCCGACCCGCTTCGGATCCATCGGCTGCGACGTCAGGTAGTACACGACGATCACGTACACGCTGGTGAACAGTACCTGGGGAAAGTTAGTCAGTGAGTCAGGAGTTCATCGACAAAACGACGTGCGGTGGGAAGTACCTGAAATGGAAGATCCGCGATCGTCTTGGCGAAGTAGAACGACTTCAGCGAGTACCAGTAGTTGAGGTGTTCCCGCACAAACACCGCCATCTCCGTGGGAACTGGAAAGACACGGAATGAGGCGCCTGATGAACAATCAACTTCAAGGAAGCACCGGGGCTACTTACAGGTCAGTATCGTGGGCATCATGGCGGTAAACATGGTGAACATGGTGGTGAAGAAGATGCACCCGGCGTTGCTCATGATCTTCGACGCGTCGTTCCCGATGTCGTAGTAGATCATGCCGATGATCGCACCGACAATCACGTGCGACAGCAGCCGCATCTGCGTGAGCGTCTGGTCGCGCATGATCGTGATCATGGTGCGCTTGAGCAGGATCCAGAACTGCATCCAGCCGGACGTCGGGAAGCCGGCCTGCTTCTTCGGCACCGTGATGCTGACGCTTTCGGTCGAGTCGAGCAGTGAGGTGGTGCAGGTGGCCTTGGTGCAGGTGCTGGCAGCCGCCGGGACTATGGTCGTACCGAGCGGAAGCGTCGCCGTCGGCAGGAGTGGACCCGCCGCTGCCATCGCCTcagttcccggcccggcgcttGTACCGATCGCGACGGTGGTCGTGGTGACGGACGCGTCTAAGCTCCCCGTAGAAGCTCCATTCGGATGGTTGTTTCGCTCGCCGGCGGACAGCGGTTTGCTTTCGTTGTTTAGCTGCGCCTCGGCAGCCGACGGTGGCATGCTGATGGCGGTATAGTCCCCGGTGGCGACAACAGTCTTGAGCAGCGCGAGATCCTCTTCCTGGTCCGCTGGTGGCACCGCGACCGTCGTCTGATGGAGGGTGCCCGGGTGCTCGAGGGAAACGTTCTTCTGGGACGAGCTTTTACTTTGGGCCAACGGTTGATTGTAGTTGTTGCACTTGCCATTGTTCACGGCCGTCACCAGTTTGCTGTTCCAGTCGCCGTGCTCACCGCACGCCACCTCCATCACTGGAAAGAGTCAGGGTCAGGGTTAGAACTAGAGGATCAATGGAGTGCAGAGCGGACGTACCGTAGTTGGCGGGATTGTGGTAGCTCGGACACTCGAGGCCGAGCGAGGCCAGGAACGGCACCAGCCCGTTGACGCGCCCCTGGTAAATGCACTGCCCCTCGGCCAGCACGTACAGATTGTCGAACAGCTCGAAGATGCGGGCCGACGGCTGGTGGATGGTGCAGACGATCGTGCGGCCACCGCGGGCCAGCGACTTGAGCAGCGAGATCAGCTGCGAGCAGGTCGAGCTGTCCAGTCCGCTGGTCGGCTCGTCGAAGAACATCACCGGCGGGTTGTTGACCAGCTCGAGCGCGATCGAGAGCCGcttccgctggccaccggacaGGTTGAGCGTCAGCGTGGTGGCCGCGTCGGACAGGCCGAGCGTTTCGATGATCTCCTCGACGACGGCGCGCTTCGCCGACACGGAGATGTCCTTGCCGAGCTTCAGGTTGGCGGACACCATCATCGCTTCGCGCACCGTCAGGTACGGCAGCAACCGGTCGTCCTGCATGATGTAGCAGGACAGTTTGCGGAACTTGCGCAGGTTGCGGTCCTTGCCGTTGATCAGCACCGATCCGCTGAGGTGTGACGTTCTGGAAGAAAACGGATAACATGGTTAGGTCGCTTAGCCCTTTTAGCGGGGACTACCGATCGCCTTACTTGTAACCGGCGAGGATGTTCATGAGCGTGCTCTTGCCAGCACCGGACGGTCCCATGATGGCGGTCAGCTCCCCGGACCGGAACTTGCCGTTGATGCCCTTGAGAATCGTTTTGTAACCCCGCTTGTGGCCCTCCGACACCGAGTACGACATGTCGATGAACTGAATATCGATCGGGGGCCTCTTTGGTAGGTGCGTGAGTGATACCTTTTGGGGAGGGCAACATCGTTAGTCTCGTCAGTCTTCTCCATGCTCTTAACACTTGACTCACCATTGGTTTCTTCTGCCCGTTGACGTCACTACTGTTTAGCACCTTGCGCACCAGCCCGTGCGCCAGATTGGAGTCCTTCGTTTGCCCGTTTGTCATGATGGCTCCGTTACAGAGAGCGCTTTGGGAGTTTCTGCAAAGGAAGACGATTCGTTAGCGATCATTCACCTTCAACAGTGAGTAGACGAGTCCTGGGACAGTAAATTAATAGACGATCGATACTTTAAGCGGCACCATAGTAGGGGCGCTGCCTGTGGTCCCGTAATGTTTTGGAAGACACTTTCGCGAGGTGTCACATGTAATTCAATCTACACAAGCCCCAGATTAAGGCCATCGATTTGCTGCGTGCCTTCACGTTTCACGGCAAATCAGTTTCAAGGCCGACGGCAGCGGTTACGGTGCGAGTTGGACCATTTTAATTAACACTGAAACGTGTGCCCCAATCAACTGACGAACGCgccctgctggtgctgttgcttctTGAGAGCATTAGGAAccagtaaacaaaaaaaaaccggcagcAATCGTGACCGGAGGTGATTAAATATCCGCACCCGAGTGCCGTTTGTGTCGATGGCACACGTGGCGAGGAACCACATCCCGTGTAGTACGTTACACAACTTTACGGAAGCGACACCATTTCTAATTAATATATTCGCGCTCTCCGCATAATGACACggaacacacacagccacgggTTGAAAGGCGAAACGCCTTTCCACTAATTTATGGTTGCTCTCTCGGTGCAAAACTAATAAACCCAGGGAGTCTAGGAGTAGTCGGGCGCTGCAACACGGCGCTCCATCGGAGAGG encodes the following:
- the LOC131210063 gene encoding ATP-binding cassette sub-family G member 1-like is translated as MDADRMAGKTNSDSAMLGSISHGHSHHSHNHPLPRHPSHQQQPQQHPQHHHHHHHQHHHHHHRPPSDSLTEVSVVDINASLAASAPLISAHGAPPASSTSTTTGHVPGFCNILNVSNSTDLQAVAYNSLTQNVRCKSPPTLVDNLKNGTIGNSQSALCNGAIMTNGQTKDSNLAHGLVRKVLNSSDVNGQKKPMVSLTHLPKRPPIDIQFIDMSYSVSEGHKRGYKTILKGINGKFRSGELTAIMGPSGAGKSTLMNILAGYKTSHLSGSVLINGKDRNLRKFRKLSCYIMQDDRLLPYLTVREAMMVSANLKLGKDISVSAKRAVVEEIIETLGLSDAATTLTLNLSGGQRKRLSIALELVNNPPVMFFDEPTSGLDSSTCSQLISLLKSLARGGRTIVCTIHQPSARIFELFDNLYVLAEGQCIYQGRVNGLVPFLASLGLECPSYHNPANYVMEVACGEHGDWNSKLVTAVNNGKCNNYNQPLAQSKSSSQKNVSLEHPGTLHQTTVAVPPADQEEDLALLKTVVATGDYTAISMPPSAAEAQLNNESKPLSAGERNNHPNGASTGSLDASVTTTTVAIGTSAGPGTEAMAAAGPLLPTATLPLGTTIVPAAASTCTKATCTTSLLDSTESVSITVPKKQAGFPTSGWMQFWILLKRTMITIMRDQTLTQMRLLSHVIVGAIIGMIYYDIGNDASKIMSNAGCIFFTTMFTMFTAMMPTILTFPTEMAVFVREHLNYWYSLKSFYFAKTIADLPFQVLFTSVYVIVVYYLTSQPMDPKRVGMFVLICILTSLVAQSLGLLIGAGMSVETGVFLGPVSTIPIILFSGFFVNFDVIPSYLQWVTYVSYVRYGFEGAMVSVYGMDRAKLACTEIYCHFRSPKKFLEEMSMDNAEYWIDATALFGFFISLRVIAYFVLRWKLHSIR